GCAAGCCGTTGCCCGCCGCGCCGGAACAGCTGCTCTTCCCCGATGCGGGCGGGGGTGGTGGTACAGGGGCGCTGCCCGAAGACGCCACGGTCTGCTCCTGCCACAACGTGAGCAAGGCCGACATCGCCGGTGTGATCTCCAGCGGACAGGCCGAGGACGTGGCCGGGATCAAGTCCTGCACCAAGGCGGGAACCGGCTGCGGCTCCTGCGTTCCGATGCTGAAGAGCCTGCTCGACGAGGCCGGAGTCGTCACGTCGAACGCGCTGTGCGAGCACTTCCCGCAGTCCCGCTCGGAGCTCTTCGAGATCGTGCGTGCCACCGGGGTCAAGTCCTTCTCCGAACTGATCTCGCGGTACGGCACCGGACGAGGGTGCGACATCTGCAAACCCGCCGTGGCCTCCATACTGGCGGGCCTGAGCGATGCCCACATCCTCGACGAGGAGCAGGCCACGCTGCAGGACACCAACGACCGCTTCCTGGCCAACATGCAGCGCAACGGAACCTACTCCGTCGTCCCCCGCGTTCCCGCCGGGGAGATCACTCCGGACAAGCTGATCACCCTGGGACAGGTGGCCACCGAGTTCGGGCTCTACACGAAGATCACCGGTGGTCAACGCGTCGACATGTTCGGTGCGCGCGTGGAACAGCTTCCCGAGATCTGGCGCAGGTTGGTCGACGCCGGTTTCGAGTCCGGGCACGCCTACGGGAAGGCGCTGCGCACGGTGAAGTCCTGCGTGGGAACCGACTGGTGCCGGTACGGGGTGCAGGACTCGGTGAGCATGGCCATCCGACTGGAGCTGCGCTACCGGGGGTTGCGGGCACCGCACAAGATCAAGGCCGGGGTGTCCGGCTGCGCCCGGGAGTGCGCCGAGGCCAGGTCGAAGGATTTCGGGGTCATCGCCACCGAGAAGGGGTGGAACCTGTACGTGGGCGGCAACGGCGGGTTCGATCCACGGCACTCGGGACTGCTGGCCTCGGATCTGGACGACGAGCGGCTCGTGGTGCTGTTGGACCGGTTCCTGATGTTCTACGTGCGCACGGCGGAACGGCTGCAACGCACGGCGGGCTGGATCGAGTCGTTCGACAACGGGGTGGAGCACGTGCGCGCGGTGGTGGTGGACGACGTGCTGGGCATCGCCTCCGACCTCGAGGACGCCATGGCACGACACATCTCCGACTACACCGACGAGTGGGCCGCCGTGCTGGAGGACCGGGAAAAGCTCTCCCGCTTCGTCTCGTTCGTCAACGCACCGGAGGCCCCCGACCCGACGATCGAGTTCACCGAGGAGCGGGGCCAGATCCGCCCCGCACCGATCGACCTTCCCACCCCGGTGGTGGAACGCGACCGTGAGTTCTCTTCCGAGGAGGTTTCGGCGTGAACTGGCAACGGATCTGCTCCGAATCCGACCTGCCCACCGAGTTCGGCGTCGCCGCTCTGGTGGACGGGCACACCGTGGCCGTGTTCCGCACGGCTACCGACGAGGTGTACGCGTTGGGAAACGTGGACCCGTTCAGCGGAGCGGGGGTGATCAGCCGCGGCATCGTCGGCGACCGAGAGGGCGAACCCACGGTCTCCTCCCCCATGCACAAGCAGGCCTTCTCGCTGCGCAGCGGGCAGTGTCTGGACGAGCCGGAGACACGGTTGCCCACCTATCCGGTACGTCGCCGGGCCGAGACGATCGAGATCGCGGCATCGTGAGCGGAAACGTCGCGCCCTCCCCCGGTAGAGGAACGCACCATCCGGACCGGGGGGCGAGGAGCTGTTCGACCGGTTCCCGAGCTCCTTCCCTGCTGCTGGTGGCCCACGGCACTCGTGACCCGCGCGGCGGGAGAACCGTCGAGCGGTTGACCGCGGCGGCGAGCGAGGCCCTCGGGGTCACCGGCCGGATGGCCAACGTCGACGTGACCGGTCCGACCGTGGCCGAAGCCCTGAACGGTCTCGCCGGGCCCGTCGTGGCCGTGCCCGCTTTCCTCGCCTCCGGGTACCACGTACGCACGGATCTGCCCGCCCAGCTGGAGCAGCACGGCAGAACCGATGTCACCGTGACCGAGCCGCTGGGACCCGCGGAGGAACTGGCCGAGGTGATGCTGCGCAGACTGGGGCGGGCCGGTCGTCGCCCCGGAGACCCCGTGGTGTTCGCCGCGGCCGGTTCCGCGGACCCCGGGGCGCTGGCCGAGGTGGGAGACATGGCCACGAGCCTGGGGCGCCTGGTCCACCCCGCGGGCAAAGCGCTGGAACCGACCTACATCACCTCCACGCGACCACGTACGGGAGAGGTGTGCGCGGCAGGCGGCCACGGTCCCCGGACGTTCATAGCTCCGTACCTGTTGGCCCCGGGGCTCTTTCACCGCTGGCTCACGGAGATGCCGAGCGCGGGGGTGGCCGAACCTCTCGGGGACGACCGTGAAGTCGTACGGCTGGTAACCCGCCGGTACCGCTCCGTCCTGACCACCGGGTGAGGCCGACCGGCCCGATCGGCACGGCGGCGAGACGCATCACGATGCACGATGATGAGGGCATGCGCTTTTCGCGAACCCGCCCGAGGCCGGACTCGATCAGTCCCACTGCGCACTACACCGGATACGTCTGGGCCAGGAACGGACTCGGGAACGGTGGACTCTCCACCGCTCGAGGGGGTTGGTACTACCGGCTGCTGCAACCGGCCATGGCGCTCAGCCGTGCTTTCGGCGGCCCCGTGTTGGAGGACTTCCTGCTGGCCCGACACAGAGTGATCGATCACCTGCTGTCGGCGGCCATCGAAGCGGGACACATCGACGGGGTGCTCGAGCTCGCCTCGGGAATGTCGCCGCGCGGTTACGAATTCTCCCGCAGCTACGGCTCGGCGATCAACTACGTCGAAACCGACCTTCCGGACATGGCCGCCCGCAAGCACGAGGCCCTCGACAGGATCGGCTCCCTCGGACCGAACCACCGCGTCGAAGCCCTCGACGTCCTACACGGCCAAGGCGGCGACGACCTGCTCGCGCTGGCCGAGGAGTTCACTTCCGGAAAAGGGCTGGCCGTGATCAGCGAGGGCCTGCTCAACTACCTGCCCACCGAGGCGCTGCGCACACTGTGGTCCCGCGTGTTCGCGGTACTGCGTCGGTTCGACACGGGACTGTACCTGTCCGATCTACACGTGGCCGAGGACAACCGCGGACCGGTGGACGCCCTCGGTGCCACGCTGCTCGGCAGGTTCGTCGGAACCGGCCTGCACTTCCACTTCACGATCCCGGAAGAGGCCAGGAAGGCACTGAGCTCGACGGGATTCGACCCGGTGGAGCTGTACCTGCCCTCCGAGTTCGCCGATCGGGTCCTCGACACGAACCGCCCCGCCGCCGATCGGGTGCGTGTGATCTCGGCGAGCACGGCGAGAACCTGACACCGCCGACTCGGGGAGACGTGCTCGTTCCGGTTCCGGGAGCTCCGAAGAACACCGGTGAACCGCCCCGGCCGAACCGGCCACACCGGGATCCGCGCAGTCCTGCTGCGGGGACGGCGCGCGAACTCCGCGGAGGAACGCGGCGGTATGCTTCCGGGAGCGTCGACCGCTCCCCACCGAGGAAACCCGCATGAACTCCAGAAGGCTGACCCTCGTACTCGTCCGCAGCGCAGTGTTCCTGATCGTGGGACTGGTCCTGTTCACCCTCGTTGGGTGGTCCGGCTACGCGGTCGTGGCGGTGGGACTCATGGCGGCCGCGATCCTCGTACAGCTCGGCGGCATCCTGTGGTTGCGCCGTTCGGAGGGCAAACGGCCGTTCACCGCCGTCTCCGCGGATTCCCGGGACTCCGCGGAGAAGCCTCGCTAGGTGTCCGTTCCGCGGGAACCGCGACGGTTCCGTGCCGGCCCCCTCCCCGTGGTTCCCACCGCGGCACCTCCTTTCCGACTTTCCGAACAGCTCCCCACGCGCAGGCCCCGGTAGTTTCACGCGGACCCCGCGTTCCATACCGGACCGTGTCCGAAGCCCCCGTTCACGCGGATGCTCCCGCCCTCTTCGAGGGGGTTCACCGGACCGGAAAGACAAGACCGTCCTCCCCGGGAGGTTCCTCCCGTATTGGGCGTACGCTGGGGATACATCGTCGATGTCCGGCTGGGCGGCTCCGGCTCCGGAGCTCTAACACTTGCCCTTTCACTCTTTTGGCCTACCGGGTCTTCTGACCGGAATATCGGTTTTGCGACACTTGCGCGGCGCGGCTCGAGCAGCAACATCCACCGGTCGGCGAAACTCTTCCCACGGAACGAACGGCGGCGGAACACGCTCGAGTCCACGCGACCACCGGGGGCGAAATACCCGGGAAATCAGTCATTGCACCAGCGATATAAGCACAGGTAGGTCGTGGTTACTAAGCAGGTTGAGCAACCCAGTCATGTTGTCACACCCCACGCTCCCGAAGGTCGACAACGACCGCGTGAGAACGAGGTGGACCAGGCCATAGATCGGATCATCGAAAAGGGGCGTCCCCGCCTCTACCGAACTTGGCCTCAGCTGTTGGCGACCGCGCTGGTCGCGGGTGTGGAAGTGGCGTTGGGCGTGCTCGCCCTGCTGACCGTCGAGCAGAGCACCGGCAGTTCACTGCTGGCCGGTCTGGCCTTCTCAGTAGCCCTGGTCGCGCTGCTGCTCGGTCACGCCGAGCTGTTCACCGAAGGCTTCCTGGTTCCGATCGTGGTCGTCACAGCCCGCCAGGCCTGTTGGCGACGACTGGCGCGTTTCTGGGGTGGAACCCTCACCGGAAACCTGATCGGCGGATGGGCACTGATGCTCGTGGTGATCACGGCCTTCCCCGAACTGCACTCGACGGCCGTCGAGATGGGCGGGAAATTCGCCCTCGCCCCGTTCTCACCGCAGAACCTGTGCCTGGCGATCCTGGCCGGCAGTTCCATCACCCTGATGACCAGGATGCACAACGGCACCGACAACGACATGGCCAAGCTCACGGCCAGCGTGCTGACCGGATTCCTCATAGTGGGCACCGGCATGCACCACTCGGTGCTGGACAGTCTGCTGATCTTCGGGGGAATCCACGCGGGAGCCGACTACGGCTACGTGGAGTGGCTCAGCTGGTTCGGTTGGGCCCTCGGCGGCAACATCATCGGCGGGGTGGGGATCACCACCGCGCTGCGGTTGATCCGTGGTCACGCGCGCATCAGGGAGTGGCGCTACGCCTGATCGAGGCTTTCCGTCCTCCCCTGGCGCAGGTGCCCGGTTCGCGGAACCTCCCGCGGTCCCGTGAGCGGGTGCCCCCGACTTCGGATAACGACGAGCCGTTTCCACGGCCCGCCCGGGTCCGGCGCATGCCCGGACCCGGGCGGCGCCCGAGTGGGCGCGGCCGGCGAACGGCGTTCACACACGTTCGCCGGCCGCGCCCACCGGTCGGTCACGGTCCACCGGTCGGTCACGCGTTCCGCGGTGACCAGTAGTCCAGCATTTCCGCGAAGGTCTCGAAAGCCGGCTTGGAGTTGCCGTACGGCGCCTCCAGATGAACGCTCAGCGGGAAACCGAGGTCGTGCACCCCGTCGATGACCCGCTTGTAGAGATCGACCAGCTGACGCTTCCGCTCCTCGAAGGACTTCTCGGCGAGCCTGGCGACGAACTCCTGCTCCTGCTCGACCACGGGGTTGCCCGGGTCCTGGATGAGCCAGTCGATGAGCTTGGCCTTGCTCTCGGCCCCCGGCACGAAGCCGAAGGAGAGCAGGATCTCCGGACGGTGCGGCGTCTGCTGCGCGAACTCCTTGAGGAAGCCCACGATGGAGTCCGAGTACAGCAACTGGGTCATGCCGTAGGTGGCGCCCTGCTCGCACTTGAAATTGAACCGCCCGTGCTCACCCTCACGGGTCGGGATCAGGATCACGCCCCGGTTGGGCACGAGATCCTTGAACTCGGCCAGGGCGTCCGTGGGAGCCATCCCGGGGCCTTCGCCGTCGTTCATGTTGCGCGGCACTCCGACGAAGGAGATGCCGTCCATACCGGCGTTGCGCAGATCACCGAGACGCTCGGTCAACTGCTGCTTGTCGTGGAAAGCGGTGACCTGGGTACACAACCCCTTCACATCACCGATCTCCGGACGAACTGCGTGCCAGAAATCGAGCGTGTCCATCTTCTGCTTGATCTCGACCGGCCGATCGTCGTCCTCGGCGATCAGGCCGGGGATCATCAGGTGCTGGATGCGGTCCCCGAGCCCGGACGTGCGGCAGCTCTCGGCCACCTTGCGGCCTTCCTCAACTGCGCTCTCCACACCGCCGTCTTGGTCCGGCGGCACCAGTTCGAGTGCGATCGTTTCCATGTCGGCCTCAGGTTTTCCTTCTGTCGACGTCGGTCACGGCGGATCGCGGCAGCCCTTGGGGGCCAACCCGCACCACCGCGAGCACGATTCGTGCCACGAGCGAGCAACGTACGGACGCCAGTAAGGCGGAAACACCTCCATTCGTACCAGCGGCACTGCTCCGAATGGAGTAATATCCGAAGTTGACGACACCGTGCCGTTCGGAAAAACACCAGGTCACGAAGCACACCACTTCGGAGGGGTTCGAACCGTTGCGCCATCCCGGTGATATGTGTCGCACGGCGTGACCCGACGAAACCGACATCACGGGAACACGGCGACGGCGCGGCCCCGGCGGCCTACCGCTCAACGGGTGTCTGCACTGCGGATTCACTTCCGAACCCACCCACACGTGACCCGCCGACATCCGCGAGGAACCGGAACACGGAGCCGTACCCACGGTCGGTGTGGCGTTACGCACTCGAACTGTGTGATTCATCACTTTTTCAGCCGGGGACAGACCCGCCCAGCGCACGAGCGCACACCGGAACGACCCCACGGACCGGCCGCTGTCGAACCGCTCGCGCTCACCGCGACAGCCAGACACCGGTGCTCCGACACGCTCCCGTCACTCGACAGATCGACACTCACGGTGAGCTCCAGCACACATCGGGTCCCCGGAGGTGGCTCCGCCCCCCTCCGACAGCGTTGACTCGACGCGTCCGAGCAGTACCCGAATCAATCGAGGGAACACGTGAGCATCTGGATGCTGCTACTGGCGGGCACGATCGTGCTCGGCGGAGCGATCGTGCAAGGATCCGTCGGCTTCGGCATGAACCTGATCGCCGCTCCACTACTGGCCATCGCCGATCCCGTTCTGGTGCCGGTTCCGCTGCTGATCACGGGATCGGCCTTCGCGGTGCTCCCCCTGCTGCGCGAACGTGGCCAGGCGGACTGGCGCGGAGTGCGCTGGGGACTGTTCGGGCGGGTGCCCGGCGCGATCATCGGGGTGGCGGCACTGGCGCTGCTGCCCAGCAGATGGCTGGCGGTGCTCATCGCGATAGTGGTGCTCATCTCGGTGGGACTGTCGCTGTTGACCTGGCACCCGACCCCCGTTCCGGGAACGCTGTTCACAGCGGGCATGTTCAGCGGCGTGTTCGGCACTGCCGCCGCTGTCGGAGGACCCCCCATAGCGCTGGTCTACCAGCACAACGCGGGTCCCACCGTGCGCAGCACGCTCAGCGCGTACTTCGCTCTGGGGTCGCTGCTCTCGCTGGGCGTGCTCCTGCTCTCCGGCCAGGTGCAGGGCCAGCAGCTGTTGGCCGCGGCGGTGCTCTTCCCGTTCGCCCTGCTCGGTTTCCTGATCTCCGGCCCGCTCCGTCACCTGCTCGACCGGGGAAGGACCCGGCCCGCACTGCTGCTCGTGGCGGCCTTCAGCGCCGTGGTGCTGCTGTTCAAGGCACTGGCCTGACGAGCACGTGGTCGCGCTGTTCCCGTTGAACGGCACGGGAACAGCGCCACACGCCCCCGGATCCGCCGCACCGCACCGGCGACGACACGGCCACCACCTGCCGCCGCCCCGGCCGGCGGTGGTCGAACGTCCCAGAATGGAGTCATGCGGATCGCAGCGGAACGAGGGGACATCACGGAACAGCACGTCGACGCGGTGGTCAACGCGGCGAACTCGACCCTGCTCGGCGGGGGTGGTGTCGACGGAGCGATTCACCGGAGTGGCGGACGGGAGATCCTCGACTCCTGCCGAGAGCTGCGTGCCGGTGACTACCCCGACGGGCTGCCGGTCGGCGCCGCGGTGGCCACCACGGCAGGCCGCCTACCGGCCCACTGGGTGATTCACACGGTCGGACCGGTGTACTCCTCCGCCGAGGACCGCTCGAACTCGCTGGCTTCGTGCCACGGCGAGGCCCTGCGCGTGGCCGACTCCCTCGGCGCACGGAGCGTGGCTTTTCCGGCGATCTCCACCGGGGTGTACGGCTACCCCGTGGAGGAGGCCGCCGAGATCGCCGTACGCACCGTCCGCACCGCCGACTCGGCGGTGGAGACCGTCCGCTTCGTGTTGTTCGACGAACGAACCCGGGAACTCTTCGCTGCCGAGATCGGGCAGGACTGAACCACCGCCGGAGATCTCCGGCGGGCACGATCGCGGTCCGATGTGGATCGGAACCGACACTCCGGCCCCGCTTCGGGGAACCGAGCGGAATCGGACCTTGCTCGGAAGAGCGACAAGACGTGCCGGGGCGAGGGGTGCCGAGCGTACCGGCCGAATTCGACGTGAATCACATGTCGACGTAGGTCACATTCCTCCCATCTTTGCCGTTACGTGAGGGTAGAGTTCGGTGTGCTCGCGTGAGCCCCGTTGGTGTGGCTCCGCTCGCACTCTTTTCCCCGATTCACGTCCCTGACGAAAGAAGATGATGTCGCGACCCGTCTTGCCGCGTTTCCGTCCGCAGTGGCTCTCGCCTCGCGTGCTGCGCACCGAAGTGCTCGGAGGCCTCGTCGTAGCGCTGGCCCTCATCCCCGAGGCCATCTCGTTCTCCATCATCGCCGGGGTGGACCCGCGGGTGGGGCTGTTCGCCTCGTTCACCATGGCCGTGACCATCTCGTTGGCGGGCGGGCGCCGCGCCATGATCTCGGCGGCCACCGGGGCGATCGCGCTGGTGGTGGCCCCGGTCGCCCGTGAGTACGGGGTGGACTACCTGGTCGCCACCGTGGTGCTGGGTGGAGTGATCCAGGCCCTGCTCGGTCTGGCGGGCGTCGCCCGGCTGATGCGCTTCCTGCCGCGCAGCGTGATGGTCGGCTTCGTCAACGCGCTGGCCATCCTGATCTTCACCGCCCAGCTGCCGTACCTGACCGACGTCCCCTGGAGCGTCTACGCGCTGGTCGTCGCCGGGCTGGCCGTCATGGTCGGACTGCCCCGCCTGACCACGGTGATTCCCGCCCCGCTGGTGGCCATCGTCACGCTGACCGCGGTCACCGTGATCGCGGGCATCGCCGTGCCCACAGTGGGCGATCAGGGCGAACTGCCGCACACCCTGCCGACACCGGGTATCCCCGACATCGCGCCGACCTTCGAGACGCTGCGGATCATCGGACCGTACGCGGTGGCCATGGCCCTGGTCGGGCTCATGGAGTCGTTGATGACCGCCAAGCTCGTCGACGACATCACCGACGAGCACTCCAACAAGACCCGGGAATCCTGGGGACAGGGGCTGGCCAACGTCGTCACCGGCTTCTTCGGCGGCATGGGCGGCTGCGCCATGATCGGTCAGACCATGATCAACGTGAAATCCAGCGGCGCCCGTACCCGCCTGTCCACCTTCCTGGCCGGGGTGTTCCTGCTGATTCTCGTCGTCGCGCTCGGCCCCGTGGTCGCGCTGATCCCCATGGCCGCACTGGTCGGAGTCATGATCATGGTCTCGGTCGGGACGTTCGACTGGCACAGCGTGCACCCCGCGACGCTGCGCAAGATGCCCAAGAGCGAGACGGCGGTCATGCTGGCCACCGTCGCGGTCACCGTGGCGACCCACAACCTGGCCATCGGCGTCGTCGTCGGCGTCGTGCTGGCCACCGTCCTGTTCGCACAGCGCGTCGCGCACCTCGTCTCCGTGGACAGCGTGCTCGACCCCGACGGCAGCACCAAGATCTACCGGGTGACCGGGCAGTTGTTCTTCGCCTCCAGCAACGACCTGGTGTTCCAGTTCGACTACGCGGGCGACCCCGCCAACGTGGTCATCGACCTGTCTGAGGCCCACGTCTGGGACGCCTCCACCGTCGCCTCCCTCGATGCCGTGGAAACCAAGTACCACCAACGCGGCATCGACGTCTCGATCACGGGCATGAACGAGTCCAGCAAACAACGGCACCAGGCGCTGGCCGGCCGGTTGGGCGCGGGTCACTGAGCTCGTCCCGGAACGGGACCGTCGGTGTGGGTGGGACGTGCCGCCCACCCACACCGCCAGGCGAACCGAACGGCAAACCTCCGGTCAGCCGAGTCGCCGCCGTAGTGTGGCGGCGAACTCCTCGGCGGTGCGCAGTCGGGAACGCAGCTTCTCGCACCGCTGCTGCACCTCGTCGTGCAGCTGCGCCAGCCTGTGACGCTGCTGGTGGGACAGCTCCCCGGCCGAAGCCTCGAGCAACTCCACCAGCTCGCGCATCTCCTCCAGCTGGAACCCCAGCGGCTTCATCCGCATGATCACCAGCAGCCGTTCGATGTCCGGCTCGGTGTACAACCGGAACCCGCCCTGGCTGCGCGCACTCGGCACCACCAGACCGACCTCCTCGTAATACCGAATCGTGCGCAACGACAGGCCGGTGCGCTCGGCGACCTCACCGATCTGCACATGTCCGGACACAGCCGCGCCCCTTCCCTGTCCACCGGGTACCGTGTCGACCCGCCCCACGGGGCTCGGTGCCGACCATTGATTGTCGCCTCAGGGTATTCGTGGTGTTCGCAGGGCCTTCGAAAACGGGCGGACGCCCGGGCCTCCTTCCGGGACGCCGCCCGCCCCGCTTCCCCGCGCGGGCAGGACCGAACGCGGTGACGTGCGTCGCACGACGTCGATCATATACCGACCGTGTGGTATGCCTGCCGTTCACCGCTCGCGTCGTGGAGGTGACCGTGTCGAGTACGGGATGGACGGAACCGGGAGCGCACGAAGTCGCGCCGGGAGTGCACCGGATACCGCTTCCGATGCCCGGTGACGGTTTACGCGCGGTCAATGTGTACGCGATCCGCAACGCCTCCTCCATAACGCTGATCGACGGTGGCTGGGCCCTCGACGAGTCAAGGGAACGGCTGGCCGAGGCGCTGGACAGTTTGGGAGCCGGACTCGGCGACATAGACCGCGTGCTCGTCACCCACGTGCACCGGGACCACTACACCCAGGCCGTCGCGCTACGTGAGGAAGTCGGCTGCCGGGTTTCCCTCGGAACCGGGGAACACCCCAATCTGCTGTGCCTCACAGCACCCGACAGCGTCCCGATGGGAAAGCAGCGCGCGGAACTGGCCGAGTGCGGGGCCGAGCCGGTACTGCGGGCGCTGAACGCCGAGCTCGCCCGGCAGTCGCCGCCCCAAGAACAACACTGGCAGCCCCCCGACGAGTGGCTCACCGAACACGGCGGGGTCGAGCTGGCCGATCGCACTCTCCGGGTGGTGCGCACCCCCGGGCACACGCGGGGTCACGTGGTGTTCCTCGACGAGACCAACGGACTGATGTTCACCGGGGACCACGTGTTGCCGAGCATCACGCCGTCCGTCGGCCTCGAACAGGCCCCCGGCGAGCTCCCGTTGCGGGACTACCTCGAATCACTACGCACGATCCGCGCGTTTCCGGACGCCCGGATGCTGCCCGCACACGGCCCCGTCCGGGACGGTGTTCACTCCCGAGTGGACGAACTGCTCGCCCACCACGAGCACAGGCTCGACACCATGGCCACGACCGTGACCCGGGGAGCGGACACGGCCTACGAAGCCGCCCGTGCCCTGACCTGGACCCGGCGTGAACGCGTCCTCGACGAACTCGACCCCTTCAACCGGACGCTGGCGGTACTGGAGACCTCGGCCCACCTCGAACTGTTGGTCCACCGGCGACGGCTGACCAGTGAGCGAGTCGAGGGGGTCCTGCACTACACCACGAGCTGAGCGGCACCGCGCTGCCCGCCCGGAGGCGATTCACGAGGGGCGCACGGCGTCCCCTCCCACCGGGGTCTCGGACGCGCGGCGTCCACGCACCACAGCGCCGATCAGCGCCACGACGGCCCCTCCCAGCGCGTAGGCGGCGATGACCAGCACGTCGACGGTGATGCCGTGCGCTCCGAAGTAGACGATGTTGCGGACCGCCTCGGTGCCGGCTCCGTTCGGCAGCGCCGCGCTGATCGCACGCCAGAATCCCGGAAGCAGCTCCGGCGCGTAGGCGCCCCCGGCACTGGGGTTGCCGAGCACGACG
This genomic stretch from Actinopolyspora halophila DSM 43834 harbors:
- a CDS encoding MBL fold metallo-hydrolase yields the protein MSSTGWTEPGAHEVAPGVHRIPLPMPGDGLRAVNVYAIRNASSITLIDGGWALDESRERLAEALDSLGAGLGDIDRVLVTHVHRDHYTQAVALREEVGCRVSLGTGEHPNLLCLTAPDSVPMGKQRAELAECGAEPVLRALNAELARQSPPQEQHWQPPDEWLTEHGGVELADRTLRVVRTPGHTRGHVVFLDETNGLMFTGDHVLPSITPSVGLEQAPGELPLRDYLESLRTIRAFPDARMLPAHGPVRDGVHSRVDELLAHHEHRLDTMATTVTRGADTAYEAARALTWTRRERVLDELDPFNRTLAVLETSAHLELLVHRRRLTSERVEGVLHYTTS